The window GGCGCCCTCCCTTCCCTCCGGGGCCAGCGGCCCGTAATCGCCCCCTTCCTCCTCCAGGAGCGGGGGCTGGGACTCCATGGCCGGGGCGGTGGGATCGTCCGGGGCCGCCTCCCGGCTGCGACGCCGGTAAAGCGGGGTACCCAGGGCGCTCAGATAGATCCGCTGGCTGCGGGCGTCCAAGACATTTTCCTCGGTCCGAAGGGTTGACCCTGGCATCCTAACACAGGCAGAATATTGCCTTCTTCGGGCGGATAGCTCAGCGGGAGAGCACTGCCTTCACACGGCAGGGGTCGCTGGTTCGATCCCAGCTCCGCCCACCATACGAAGCCGCCTTTCGGCGCGATAGCCCCTACCCAATGCGGTAGGGGCTTTTTTTGGACATCACCGCACCCGACTAAAGCGCAACCCGCTGTTTCCCGGGACTTTCTGGCCAGAGGACAAAACCTCTGGCGTCAAATGCCGCATTCGTCGTATGGTTACCACGCCCCGGAGGGTCCCTCCACGGTACTCCGTCCGGGGTCCGCCACCGCCGGAGGGCCCTGCCCCCGGTGTGACGACGTCAAAACCCAAAAGGAGGGAGGTGGGAACCGTGAACCAAGAGACCCTGGAGGCCGTCAAGGCCCACCCCAAGTTTCAGGAGTTGGTGCGCAAGCGTTCCTCCCTGAGCTGGCTGCTCACCGCCGTGATGCTGGTGGCCTACTACGGCTTCATCCTGGTGCTGGCCTTCAATCCGGAATTCTTCCGGACCCACATCAGCGAGCACACCACCATCGGCTTCCCCATCGGCATCGCCATCATCCTGCTGGCCTTCGTGCTTACCGGGATCTACGTCCGCCGCTCCAACCGGGAGTTCGATCGCCTCACCGAAGAGATCCGCAAGGAGGTGGAATAACGTGGCCCGCACCCTGATCTACAGCCTGGCCCTCGCCGCCCTGCTGGCCGGGACGGCCGCCTTCGCCGCCGGCGGCGGGATGGAAGGCAGCGCCCGGGACAGCGTCAACGTCCCCGCGGTGACCATGTTCCTCATCTTCGTGATGGGCACCCTGGGCATCACCTACTGGGCCGCCAACCGCACCCGCACGGCCAAGGACTTTTACACCGCCGGCGGCGGGATCACCGGCCTGCAAAACGGCCTGGCCATCGCCGGTGACTACATGTCCGCGGCCTCCTTCCTGGGCATCACCGCCGCGGTGTACGCCAACGGCTACGACGGCCTCATCTACGCCATCGGCTTCCTGGTGGGCTGGCCCATCATCATGTTCCTCATGTCCGAGCGGCTGCGGAACCTAGGCAAGTACACCTTCGCCGACGTGGCCTCCTACCGCTTCCGCCAGACCCCCATGCGGGCCCTGGCCGCCTTCGGCTCCCTTTCGGTGGTGATCCTCTACCTCATCGCGCAGATGGTGGGGGCCGGATCGCTCATCGAGACCCTCTTCGGCCTGCGCTACGAGTGGGCGGTGGCCATCGTCGGCGCGCTGATGATCGCCTACGTTTCCTTTGGCGGTATGCTGGCCACCACCTGGGTGCAGGTTACCAAGGCGGTGCTGCTGCTGGCCGGGACCACCTTCATGGCCATCGCGGTGATGTACAAGGCGGGCTTCAGCTTCGACAAGCTGTTCGCCATGGCCGTGGAGAAGCACCCCGACGGCATCGAGATGATGTACTCGGGCGGCTTCGTTTCCGACCCGATCAGCGCCATCTCACTCGGCATCGCCCTGATGTTCGGCACCGCCGGGCTGCCGCACATCCTGATGCGCTTCTTCACCGTGCCGGACTCCCAGGAGGCGCGGAAGTCGGTGTTCTACGCCACCGGCTTCATCGGCTTCTTCTACATCCTGGCCTTCATCATCGGCGTGGGCGCCGTGGCCTTCGTCCTGGGCAACGGCTCCTACTTCGGGGCCGACGGGAACATGATCGGCGGCAGCAACATGCCCGCGGTGCACCTGTCCCACGCCCTGGGCGGTGACCTGTTCCTGGGCTTTATCTCCGCCGTGGCCTTCGCCACCATCCTGGCGGTGGTGTCCGGGCTGACCCTGGCCGGCGCCTCGGCCATCTCCCACGACATCTACGCCAACGTGGTGAACAAGGGGGCCAGCGAAGACAAGGAGATGCGGGTGTCCCGCATCGCCACAGCGGTCCTGGGGGTGGTCGCCATCCTGCTCGGCATCGCCTTCCAGAACCAGAACATCGCCTTCGTGGTGGCCCTGGCCTTCACCATCGCCGCTTCCGCCAACTTCCCGGTGCTGATCATGTCCATGTACTGGAAGGATATGACCACCCGGGGCGCGGTGATCGGCGGCTGGCTGGGGCTGGCCTCCGCCGTGGTGATGGTGTTCTTCGGCCCCACGGTGTGGAGCGAGATCATGGGCATGGGCGATCCCCTGGTGCCCTACAAGTTCCCGGCCCTGTTCACCGTAGCCATCGCCTTCGCCGGCATCTGGTTCTTCTCCATCACGGACAAGAGCGAGGCCAGCCAGCGCGAGCGGGAGGACTTCGAGGCCCAGTTCGTCCGGTCCCAGACCGGCATCGGCGCCGAGGGCGCGTCGGCGCACTAAGCGGCGCCCTCTCCCGCGACGTTCAAGGGCCGCCTCCGGGCGGCCCTTTTTTATGGGCCCTCCCACCGGTCTCCGCCACCCGCTCCCCGGCCGGGATTGTGGTCCGCCCCGCGAAACCGCATCATTTCCAGGGTCTAACCTCCTGTCACCCTTGCGGAGGCCCCTTTGGAGCCCACCCTACGTTTCCTGGCCGCCATCCCCCCCTTCGACCGCCTGCCGGGAGCGGCCCTCACTGAGACCGCGCGGGCCATGGACGTGGTCTACGCGGAGGCCGGACAGCGCCTCGCCGGCCCCGGGGATACCCCCGAGGGCCTGTGGGTCCTGCTCAAGGGCCGGGTGGAGGAGCTCCGGGAGGAGGAGGTGATCCGGGTCTTCGGGCCCGAGGAGCTGTTCGGGGCCCTGGCCCTCCTGCGGGGCGGCTACCGCTCCACCTTCCGGGTGGCCGAGGAGATGGTGGCCTACCTCCTTCCGGCCGACCGGTTCCGGGCCCTGTGCCGGGAGCATCCCGCCTTCCAGGCCCACTTCCACGACGACCTGGCCACCAAGCTGGACGGGCTCCTGGCGCGGGAGCGCCAGCAGGACCTGGCCTCGGTGATGCTCGCCCGCATCGACCAAGCCTATCTGCACCCGCCGGTCTGGGTGGCCCCCGAGGCCACTGCCCAGGAGGCGGGCCAGGCCATGGAGGCGGCGGGGGCCAACGCCGCCCTGGTGGGCAGCCCGGGGGATACGGCGGATCCGGGCCTGGTCACCGTCTCCAGCCTCTACCGCGCCGTGGTGGTGCGGGGCCGGCCCGCCACCACCCCGGTGGCGGACCTGGCGCGCCATGGCCTGGTGGCCCTGCCCCGCGACGCCAGCCTGTTCGACGCCATGCTGGCCATGACCCGGCACGGCATCAGCCGCGTGGCTGTGCGCGAGGAAGGCTGGAACGGTGGCGTCTGCGGCTTCCTGGAGCTGGGGTCGCTGATGAGCTACTACGCCAACCACTCCCACCTGGTGGTCACCGAGATCCGCCGCGCTCGCTCGGTGGAGGACCTGGCCCGGGCCGGCTGGCGTCTGGTGGACATGGTGGGGGCCCTGTCGGGGCGGGGCGTGAAGCCCCGCCACATCCAGCGCCTGGTAAGCGCGCTGGACCGCCAGCTCTTCGCCCGCCTGTTCGACCTGACCGTGCCGGATGAGTTAGCCCGGGACTGCTGCCTGGTGGTCCTGGGCAGCGGGGGGCGGGGGGAGCAGATGCTCAAGACCGATCAGGACAACCTCCTGGTCCTGCGCCCGGGGGCGGACCCGGAGGCCGTGCGGGGGGCCGCCGAGGCCCTGGGGAAGGGCTTCGAGCAATTGGGCTACCCGCCCTGCCCCGGCGGCTACATGGTCACCAACCCCCGCTGGAGACTCACCCCCGCGGATTTGGAGGAGCGCATCGCCGAAGCCGGACGGCACCCCGAGGGGCAGGCCCTCATGGACCTGGCCGTGCTCTTGGACGGGACGGCGGTGGCGGGGGACACCGAGCTCTGGGAGGAAGGGCGGACCGCGGGGCTGGGGCGGCTGACCGGACACCCCAGCCTGCTCTCGGCCTTCGCCCGGCCGGTCCTCGAGTTCGACACCCCCCTGGGGGCCTTCGCCCACCTGCGTACCGGCGCGGGGAGCGGCGGCGACGCCCTGGACGTGAAGAAGGGCGGCATCTTTCCCATCGTCCACGGCGCCCGCAGCCTGGCCCTGGAGGCCCGCCGGCAGGCCACCGGGACCGCCGAGCGGCTGCGGGGGGCGGCGGAGGACGGCGTCCTGGACGCGGCCTTCGCCGAGGAGCTCATCGAGGCCCTGGACTTCCTGAGCGGCCTGCGCCTGCGCGCCCTGCTGGCCGCCCACCGGGCGGGACGGGCCCCGGACGACCTGGTCCGGCCCGCGGAGCTGTCCCGGCTGGAGCGCGATCTGCTCAAGGACGCCTTCCAGGCGGTGAAGGCCTTCAAGCGGCTTGTGGCCCACCACTTCCACCTCAACCTGGTGACCTGATGCGCGCCGCCCTGCGCCGCATCCTGGGCCGCCTCCGCCTGCGCGATCCGGAGCTGGCCTACCTGTTCGACCCGCCGCCCGACGGCCGCGTGGTCTGCCTGGACACCGAAGCCACCGGCCTCGACCCCCGCAAGGACCAATTGCTGGCCGTCGCCGCCCTGCCGGTGGAGGGGGACCGGGTCCGTACCAGCGAGGCGCTGCACCTCACCGTGCGACCCGACCGCCCCCTGGACAAGGAGAACGTGCGCATCCACGGCCTGCGCAACCGGGACCTGGCCCAAGGGATGGACCCCGAGGCGGCGGTGGACCGCCTACTGCGCTTCATCGGCCCCCGCCCCCTGGTGGGCTACTACCTGACCTTCGACTGCGCCCTCATCGGCCGCATCGCCCGCCCCCGGCTGGGCGGCCCCCTGCCCAACCCCCGCATCGAGGTGTCCGGCCTCTACCACGACGCCAAGCAGGCCGCCATTCCCCGGGGCTTTGTGGACCTGCGCTTCGAGTCCATGCGCCGCGACCTGGGCATCCCGGACCTTGGCCGCCACGACGCCTTCAGCGACGCCCTCACCACCGCCCTCATGTACATCAAGCTCCGCCACCGGCCACGGCTGCATCGCGTCTGAGCCCGGGGCCTCCTCCGGCCCGCAAAAATCCCCGAGTGGAATAAGGGGTTGCACCGTTTTCCGGGAACGGTACCCTTACGGAACTTTTTCGCAGCCCGGAGGACCAAACATGCTTCGACGCGCTCTCCCGGCCGCCGTGGCGGCCACCCTGCCCCTCTCCGCCGCCGCGGACACGGAGGTGGACGTCTCGGGCTTCATCAAGCTCGACGCCATGGCCACCCAGTACAGCGCCGGCGCTCCGGGCAACGCCCTGATGGACGAGTTCTTCGTCCCCAGCCTGATCCCCACCGGCGCCGACGACGAGCAGGTCCGCTACAACAGCCACGCCCGGGAGAGCCGCATCCGCTTCACCACCGACACCGACCTGGACGGCCACCGGCTCGGCACCCACCTGGAGCTGGACTTCATGGTGACGGACGTCCCGGGCAGCGACGAGCGCATCAGCAACTCCAACTCCCCGCGCGTCCGGCACGCCTTCTTTACCTTCGACGACTTCCTGTTCGGCCAGACCTGGTCCACCTTCTACAACGTCTCCAGCCTGCCCGAGCTCAACGACTTCGTCGGTCCAGTGGGCACCCTCTTCAACCGCCAGCCGCAGGTGCGCTACAGCGCGGATACGAGCTACGGCACCTGGCATGTGGCGGTGGAAAACGCCGAGTCCAGCCTCAACGACAATGGCAATATCAATGTCACCGAGGCTGACCCCACCGCCCGGGGCTATAATCCGAACGCCCGTTTTGTAGCCAACGCCGGCGGCGCCCCGGACCTGGCCCTGCGCTACGACCTGCGCAGCGACGCCGGCTCCAACGTCTCCCTGGCCGTGCTGGGCCGCCAGCTCGCCTACGAGGACGCCGATGGCGACCTGGAAACCGCCTACGGCGGCGGCGTGAGCCTGGCCGGCCGGCTGAAGGTGGGCAGCCGCGACGACTTCCGCTTTATGGCCAACTACGGCCACCTGGGCCGCTACCTGGGCCTCAACGCCTTCGCCGGCGGCTTCGTCGAGGACGACGGCGACATCAACCCCACCCCGGTCCTGGGCGGACTGGCCGCCTACCGCCACTTCTGGACCGAGGGCCTGCGCTCCACCCTGTCCGTGTCCATGGCCGAGGCCGACGTGGAGGCGGCCGACGTGGGCGGCGGCGAGGCCGAGCGCTACGCCAGCGCCCACCTGAACCTCATGTACTCCCCCGTGGACGCCGCCACCTTCGGCATCGAGTACAGCCACGCCGAGCGGGTGAACATCGACGACAGCGACGGCACCATGCAGCGCCTCCAGTTCTCCGCCAAGTACGCCTTCTGAAGCGGAGCAGCGGCCACGCCCACAACCGCCCCCGGCCTTCCGGGGGCGGTTTGCGCTGAGGGACCGAACAGCTTGGGGCGGCCGGGAACCCCCGCAGTTGCGCCCCGCGCGTTCCGGGCCCTAGGGTGGGAATGATCAGGGATGACTAATATTCCGACACTTCCACTCCACCCGGAGGACACCATGCAGCGCGCACTGACCGTTCCCGCCCTGGCCCTCGCCGCCGCCCTGCCCCTGCACGCCCAGGCCGACGGCTGGAGCTTCCTGCCGGCCACCCAGGCCGGCTACCAGGCCGATGCCGCCCTGGCGGTCCTCGGCGGCCTCCAGGATCCGGATGTGGGCAACGTGGACAGCGACACGGCCTACGGCGTGGAGTTCTCCCTGAGCTGCCCGACCCTCACCCCGCCGCGCGGCGAGATCCGCCAGCAGATCAGCCTGACCCGCTTCGACAACGACGGCCTCGAGCTCACCAGCTTCGAGCTCAACCCCCACTATCTCGTGGACCTGGGCTCCAACCTATCTTTTGGCGTCGGACCGGGGCTGGGCTACGTGGCCGCCGACGCCGAGGGCGGCGACAGCGACGGGGTGTTCGCCCTCCAGGCGGGCGCCAGCCTCCACTACCACCGCGGCCCCCTGTTCCTGGGCGCGGAGGCCCGCTACCAGTGGACCCAGGAGGCCGACCTCGGCGCGGCGGAGACGGACGTGGACAACAGCCGCTTCCTCGCCAAGGCGGGGGTGCGCTTCTAGGCCGGAACGGCCCCGGGGCTGCCGGGGCGCGGGCGCCCGCTCAGAAGGCGGCCCCGGCCCGCAGGCCGACCACGGTGGTCTCGTTGGCGGGCTCGGACACCGGGTCCGGCAAACCTATGGTGTCGTAGTCGGAGCGGTCGAGGTCCCAGTACTCCGCGTACAGGCTCAGGTTCCAAGCCGGGCCGTCGGCATCCCGATAGGAAACGGTGACCTCACCATGCAGGCCCAGACCGTTGTTCAGGTCGTTGCGGGCATCCTCCACCCGGGGATCGGCGTCGCTAAGCTCGGAGACCACCATCCCCCCTAGCAGGTGGCGATACTCGGCGCGGGCCCGCCAGCCCCAGCCCGGCCCCCGCTGGGGACTGCCCAGACTCAGCCCCACCGGCAGGTAAAAGTAGGTGTGGGACCGGTCGTAGCCGCCGGGACCGTTGAGGGTCTGCCGCCAGTAGCGAACCCCCAGGCCCAAATAGGGTTCCAACGCCCCGGAGGGCCAGCCGTGGCGGATCCCGCCCCACAGCACCGCATCGTCCGTGTCCGTCTCCACCGGATCCCCACCCCAGGTCACGCCGTCGTAGTCGGTGCCGCCGGCCAGAACGCCCCCGCTCACCCGGATGGCCTTGCCCGTGTCGTAGCGGTCCCACCACTCCGCCCGGACCCCGAACAGCGGGCCGTGCTCCTCCATCTTGGGCTCTTCGTAGCGGAAATCGGCGGCCATGGCCTCCACCGTGACGACGTCCTCGGCGGCCGCCGGAGCGGTCCCCGCCAGTGCGGCGAGCAGCACGCCGAACCTTCCCCCCGCTTTCGGGTCTACCATGTTCCAGCTCCCCTTTGTGGACACGCCACCATCCTCCAGGGTCTGAACGAGGATGCAAGCGCCAACCGGGGACGACGAAGGGCCCGGGTTGGGGTACCCTGATCCTGGCCCAAAAGGGAGGGGACCGGGCAAGGTCGTCACGGGCCGACCGTGACGGCACGCAGCGGAGGGGACGCATGAGCGATTCCGGTTGGGAGGATACTCCGCCCGGGTCCGCCTTGGACGAGGCCCTGGGCCAGGAGGTGGCCCGGTTCCTCGAGCAGGGCGGCCTGCTGGTCGCCCTGGCGGACGCCGAGGGGGCCCTCCAGCACCTCAACCCGGCCCTGCACCGGCGGGTGGCCGCCCTGGATCCCCCGCCGGAGCATCTCGCCGACCTTTTCTGCCCCTGGTCCCGCGCGCGGATCCGGGAGGAATCCCTCCCGGCGGTCTTGGAGGAGGGGCTCTGGGAAGGGGGTGTCTCCATGCGCCAGCCGGACCGGGACCTAGTGGTCCGCCTCACACTGGTCACCCGGAGGGCCCCGACCGGGGACCGCTTGCTGGCCCTCATGGTGCCGCACTTCGGTACCACCGAGGCGGAGGCGGGTACCGCCGAGGACGGCCCGGACCTCTCTTCGCGGCTGGCGGTCCCCCTGTACCAGGAAACCCGCTTCCTGGATCCCGCGGCCATCGGCTACCTGGAAGCCCATGGCCCCTATACGCAGATCTTCCTGGACAGCGCCCGATTGATGACCAGCACCCCCCTGTCCAGCTTCCCCTCCGCGCTCCCGGACAGCTTCTTGCGCACCCACCGCAGCTACATCGTCAACATGGACCGGGTTCAGGCTCTGCTGCGCCGCGAAAACCGCCTCCTGCTGCGCCTGGACACCCCCGACGCACCCGCCATCCCCGTCAGCCGGCGCCGCGAGCCGCGCGTGCGGCGCGTGCTGGACACCGCTCATCGTGTGACACCTCCCACTCGTTAGGCCCCTGCCCCCGCTGGCAAACCAGGGCTTTTCCGGGAGCCCCATTTTTCCTAGGCTCCGCATCCGGTAAGGGGGGCCGAACGGAAACGCCACCCGATAGAAGGTCCCATGCCCTCTGCGGATCCCCAGCACGCCGAAGAACCCTCCCTCCCTGCCCGGTTCGAAACCGCCCAGGCCGGGGTAGAGCAGCCCTCCGGGGCGCACGGCGGGAAGCTACCGATCATCGCGGCGCTGGCCGCCCTTGCCCTGGCCGGCAACGCCCTGCACATCCCGCTGTTTTTCGGGGTGGACTACCTGTTCGGGTCCGTGGCGGCGCTGCTGGCCGCGGCCTGGGTCGGCCCCCTGGCCGGCGTCCTGGTCGCCGCTGTGGGCGGCCTGTACACCCTGGAGCTGTGGGGTCATCCCTGGGCCCTTCTGCTGTTCACCCTGGAGGCCGGTGCGGTGGGCGTGCTGCGCCGGCGTCTACCCAACCTGATCCTGGCGGATCTGGCCTTCTGGCTGGTGCTCGGCGTGCCCCTGATATTGGCCCTCTATTGGGGCGTGATGGGGATGTCGGTCCCCCAGGCCGGGCTCATCGCCCTCAAGCAGCCGGTCAACGCTCTGTTCAACGCCGCCCTGGCCAGTGGGACGGCCCTGCTGCTGGCCAGTCGGCGGTGGGCCCCGCCGCTGCGGGAGGTGCTGTTCACCATGCTCTTCGGGGGCATGCTGCTTCCGGGCGTGGCCCTGATCGCCTTCCAGGCGGCCCAGATCCGGGCCGAGCAGCATCGCCTCTACGAGCAGTTGCTGGCCACCGCCCTTACCGCGGTAACGGAGCGCCTGGGCCCGGTCGGGAACGAGGCCGCACTCGCCCCCGCGCTTCCGGAAACGATCGGCGCGATGGGAGCGGCCCTGGCCGGAGAGGACGGCACCTGGACCACCCGCTACAACACGCCTCCCTGGCTGGAGCAGGCCGAACATCGCCGGCTTAGACCCGGCCTCCTGGCGCTGTTGCCGCCGCCGGAAAGCGGGGCCCCGGCCATGGCCCGTTGGGAAGAAGCCTACTTCGCCGTGGAATCGCACCCCCAGGGCGAGCACGGAGAGCGCATCCTCCTCGTCCATCCCGCCCGCGCGGCGGTCCTGGGACTGGCCCAGGCAAACCTCCGGGGCCATGTTGCCCTGGCCCTTTTGGCCCTGACGGGGCTGCTTGTCGCCGCCGTCCTGGCGCGGCGCATCTCCGAGCCGTTCGCGGAGCTGCGCCGCGCCACCCGGAACCTGCCGGAGCGGCTCCGGGAAGGGGAACGACCCACCCTGCCTGCCGGCCCGGTCGCCGAGCTGGACGGTCTCAACCGCTCCTTCACAGCCATGGCCCGCTCCCTGGCCGCAAGCTTCCGGGAGCTGGAAACCGAGCGTCGCAATCTGGAGGAAAAGGTACGCCAGCGCACCGAGGAGCTGGAGCGCCTGGCCACCCACGACTACCTCACCGGCATCTCGAACCGGGCCAAGCTCTACGAGCAGCTCGAGGTGGCCTGCGAGGCCTTCCGCCGCTACGGAACGCCCTTCTCCGTGGTCATGTTCGACATCGACCACTTCAAGGCCGTCAACGACCGGTTCGGCCACCAGAGCGGCGACGCGGTCCTGCGGGAGCTTTCCCTCCGGGTGGGGGATTCGCTGCGCGAGGCGGATGCACTGGGGCGATGGGGCGGCGAGGAATTCCTGATCCTCGCCCGTCACACGGACGGATCCGGTGCCCGGCACCTGGCCGAACGGGTGCGGCAAGCGGTGGCGGGGGCGCCCTTCCCCGGCGTCGGGGCGGTGACCATCAGCCTCGGGGTGGCGGAGATACGCGCGGGTGAGTCCCTGGATCACCTGCTGGAGCGGGCCGACCACGCCCTGTACGCCGCCAAGGAAAAGGGGCGCAATCGGGTTGTGCTCTGTGGAGGGGTGCCGAGCGCGCCCTGATCGGCCTCGAAGCCCGGCCGGCCCCGGACTCCGTCCGGCGCCCGCTACCGGGAGAGGTTCAGGATTCCCTCCCACCGCTCCGGCG of the Thiohalorhabdus denitrificans genome contains:
- a CDS encoding DUF485 domain-containing protein; amino-acid sequence: MNQETLEAVKAHPKFQELVRKRSSLSWLLTAVMLVAYYGFILVLAFNPEFFRTHISEHTTIGFPIGIAIILLAFVLTGIYVRRSNREFDRLTEEIRKEVE
- a CDS encoding cation acetate symporter; protein product: MARTLIYSLALAALLAGTAAFAAGGGMEGSARDSVNVPAVTMFLIFVMGTLGITYWAANRTRTAKDFYTAGGGITGLQNGLAIAGDYMSAASFLGITAAVYANGYDGLIYAIGFLVGWPIIMFLMSERLRNLGKYTFADVASYRFRQTPMRALAAFGSLSVVILYLIAQMVGAGSLIETLFGLRYEWAVAIVGALMIAYVSFGGMLATTWVQVTKAVLLLAGTTFMAIAVMYKAGFSFDKLFAMAVEKHPDGIEMMYSGGFVSDPISAISLGIALMFGTAGLPHILMRFFTVPDSQEARKSVFYATGFIGFFYILAFIIGVGAVAFVLGNGSYFGADGNMIGGSNMPAVHLSHALGGDLFLGFISAVAFATILAVVSGLTLAGASAISHDIYANVVNKGASEDKEMRVSRIATAVLGVVAILLGIAFQNQNIAFVVALAFTIAASANFPVLIMSMYWKDMTTRGAVIGGWLGLASAVVMVFFGPTVWSEIMGMGDPLVPYKFPALFTVAIAFAGIWFFSITDKSEASQREREDFEAQFVRSQTGIGAEGASAH
- a CDS encoding putative nucleotidyltransferase substrate binding domain-containing protein, which codes for MEPTLRFLAAIPPFDRLPGAALTETARAMDVVYAEAGQRLAGPGDTPEGLWVLLKGRVEELREEEVIRVFGPEELFGALALLRGGYRSTFRVAEEMVAYLLPADRFRALCREHPAFQAHFHDDLATKLDGLLARERQQDLASVMLARIDQAYLHPPVWVAPEATAQEAGQAMEAAGANAALVGSPGDTADPGLVTVSSLYRAVVVRGRPATTPVADLARHGLVALPRDASLFDAMLAMTRHGISRVAVREEGWNGGVCGFLELGSLMSYYANHSHLVVTEIRRARSVEDLARAGWRLVDMVGALSGRGVKPRHIQRLVSALDRQLFARLFDLTVPDELARDCCLVVLGSGGRGEQMLKTDQDNLLVLRPGADPEAVRGAAEALGKGFEQLGYPPCPGGYMVTNPRWRLTPADLEERIAEAGRHPEGQALMDLAVLLDGTAVAGDTELWEEGRTAGLGRLTGHPSLLSAFARPVLEFDTPLGAFAHLRTGAGSGGDALDVKKGGIFPIVHGARSLALEARRQATGTAERLRGAAEDGVLDAAFAEELIEALDFLSGLRLRALLAAHRAGRAPDDLVRPAELSRLERDLLKDAFQAVKAFKRLVAHHFHLNLVT
- a CDS encoding 3'-5' exonuclease, which produces MRAALRRILGRLRLRDPELAYLFDPPPDGRVVCLDTEATGLDPRKDQLLAVAALPVEGDRVRTSEALHLTVRPDRPLDKENVRIHGLRNRDLAQGMDPEAAVDRLLRFIGPRPLVGYYLTFDCALIGRIARPRLGGPLPNPRIEVSGLYHDAKQAAIPRGFVDLRFESMRRDLGIPDLGRHDAFSDALTTALMYIKLRHRPRLHRV
- a CDS encoding DcaP family trimeric outer membrane transporter — its product is MLRRALPAAVAATLPLSAAADTEVDVSGFIKLDAMATQYSAGAPGNALMDEFFVPSLIPTGADDEQVRYNSHARESRIRFTTDTDLDGHRLGTHLELDFMVTDVPGSDERISNSNSPRVRHAFFTFDDFLFGQTWSTFYNVSSLPELNDFVGPVGTLFNRQPQVRYSADTSYGTWHVAVENAESSLNDNGNINVTEADPTARGYNPNARFVANAGGAPDLALRYDLRSDAGSNVSLAVLGRQLAYEDADGDLETAYGGGVSLAGRLKVGSRDDFRFMANYGHLGRYLGLNAFAGGFVEDDGDINPTPVLGGLAAYRHFWTEGLRSTLSVSMAEADVEAADVGGGEAERYASAHLNLMYSPVDAATFGIEYSHAERVNIDDSDGTMQRLQFSAKYAF
- a CDS encoding outer membrane beta-barrel protein, translated to MQRALTVPALALAAALPLHAQADGWSFLPATQAGYQADAALAVLGGLQDPDVGNVDSDTAYGVEFSLSCPTLTPPRGEIRQQISLTRFDNDGLELTSFELNPHYLVDLGSNLSFGVGPGLGYVAADAEGGDSDGVFALQAGASLHYHRGPLFLGAEARYQWTQEADLGAAETDVDNSRFLAKAGVRF
- a CDS encoding LytR/AlgR family response regulator transcription factor; translated protein: MSDSGWEDTPPGSALDEALGQEVARFLEQGGLLVALADAEGALQHLNPALHRRVAALDPPPEHLADLFCPWSRARIREESLPAVLEEGLWEGGVSMRQPDRDLVVRLTLVTRRAPTGDRLLALMVPHFGTTEAEAGTAEDGPDLSSRLAVPLYQETRFLDPAAIGYLEAHGPYTQIFLDSARLMTSTPLSSFPSALPDSFLRTHRSYIVNMDRVQALLRRENRLLLRLDTPDAPAIPVSRRREPRVRRVLDTAHRVTPPTR
- a CDS encoding GGDEF domain-containing protein translates to MPSADPQHAEEPSLPARFETAQAGVEQPSGAHGGKLPIIAALAALALAGNALHIPLFFGVDYLFGSVAALLAAAWVGPLAGVLVAAVGGLYTLELWGHPWALLLFTLEAGAVGVLRRRLPNLILADLAFWLVLGVPLILALYWGVMGMSVPQAGLIALKQPVNALFNAALASGTALLLASRRWAPPLREVLFTMLFGGMLLPGVALIAFQAAQIRAEQHRLYEQLLATALTAVTERLGPVGNEAALAPALPETIGAMGAALAGEDGTWTTRYNTPPWLEQAEHRRLRPGLLALLPPPESGAPAMARWEEAYFAVESHPQGEHGERILLVHPARAAVLGLAQANLRGHVALALLALTGLLVAAVLARRISEPFAELRRATRNLPERLREGERPTLPAGPVAELDGLNRSFTAMARSLAASFRELETERRNLEEKVRQRTEELERLATHDYLTGISNRAKLYEQLEVACEAFRRYGTPFSVVMFDIDHFKAVNDRFGHQSGDAVLRELSLRVGDSLREADALGRWGGEEFLILARHTDGSGARHLAERVRQAVAGAPFPGVGAVTISLGVAEIRAGESLDHLLERADHALYAAKEKGRNRVVLCGGVPSAP